In the genome of Aridibaculum aurantiacum, one region contains:
- a CDS encoding PAS domain-containing sensor histidine kinase — MISLEPKTSSLEASVLFLVPDPLIWVFPIKNDDGTVEDFEVGYANKAAIEGVGHPQGNLVGLRLLRDGVPSAQSAPGNFKHYLDVYESGEVKEYTFVAHFTNRVYETVRQPHNHGVLSITRDRGAQREAEKREQATRRTMESIVASAPIGIAVFEAIRDDDGVIQDFKLRVYNKQRNILLGLTEAEGEQMKFSEILQMLGSPAAFEKYVSVVENGTSIQREQYVERSMKWLCISTVKLDDGFLAMLSDITELKESQKVLQQQSDYLNSIFNASLNAVCTCEAIRDEEGKILDLQYTQINEMFKQMIGKNEEEVLGKTMRQLFPTAVANGIYDTHCKVIETGVPARFDIKYKGEGLNAWFDISSVKVGDNGLVITFEDVMEQKTAAEKIEEQKRLLDNILAGSSNGISVTEFVRDTDGNIIDCRTILANDAAVAIAGLPRDIYLTKLASEIEPALLESPYFQMCKKTLETGEPFITQYYFQLTNRWLELSVSRMDHENLIHVFTDVTPIKEAQLQQERLVEELKRSNQSLEEFAHAASHDMKEPLRKIRTFTDRLKVKLAERVDESSSNLMKRIETSAQRLELLVDDLLEFSHVSERPREMAQVDLNVKVQKVLADLELSIEEKGARFTVDTMPVVHGNKRQLQQLFYNLVNNALKYSKPGVPPEIAIKYSLVNGADVKTHIELPADELQKKYHQVEIRDNGIGFEQQYAEQIFGMFKRLHGKAEYSGTGVGLSIAKKVVDNHQGYIWASGELHKGATFYILLPVSKY; from the coding sequence ATGATCAGTCTTGAACCAAAAACTTCTTCCCTTGAGGCGTCCGTATTGTTCCTTGTGCCCGACCCGCTGATATGGGTGTTTCCCATCAAGAACGATGATGGAACAGTTGAAGATTTTGAAGTAGGCTATGCTAATAAAGCGGCTATTGAAGGTGTTGGCCATCCTCAGGGAAACCTGGTAGGACTACGCCTGCTGCGGGATGGTGTACCATCCGCACAAAGTGCCCCCGGAAATTTTAAACACTACCTGGATGTATATGAAAGTGGTGAGGTGAAGGAATATACGTTTGTTGCTCATTTTACCAACCGTGTCTACGAAACGGTTCGACAGCCACATAATCATGGTGTGCTTAGCATCACCCGTGACCGTGGCGCACAGCGGGAGGCGGAAAAGAGAGAACAGGCAACACGCCGAACCATGGAATCGATAGTAGCGAGTGCACCAATAGGCATAGCTGTATTCGAGGCAATACGAGATGACGACGGTGTAATTCAAGATTTCAAACTAAGGGTTTACAATAAGCAACGTAACATCCTGCTGGGATTAACAGAAGCAGAAGGTGAACAGATGAAGTTTAGCGAGATACTCCAAATGCTAGGCTCGCCAGCTGCTTTTGAAAAGTATGTATCGGTGGTAGAAAACGGAACATCCATTCAACGGGAACAATACGTAGAACGCTCGATGAAATGGCTTTGTATTTCTACTGTAAAATTGGATGATGGTTTTCTTGCTATGCTTAGCGACATAACCGAGTTGAAAGAATCACAAAAAGTTCTGCAACAACAATCAGATTATCTCAATAGTATTTTCAATGCATCGCTTAATGCTGTGTGTACCTGTGAGGCTATACGAGATGAAGAAGGCAAGATATTAGACCTGCAATACACCCAGATCAACGAGATGTTCAAGCAGATGATCGGGAAAAATGAAGAGGAAGTACTTGGAAAAACGATGCGGCAACTGTTTCCGACTGCAGTTGCCAATGGTATTTATGATACGCACTGCAAGGTGATTGAAACGGGAGTACCGGCAAGGTTTGATATTAAGTATAAAGGAGAAGGACTGAATGCATGGTTTGATATCTCTTCAGTGAAGGTTGGTGATAATGGACTGGTGATAACCTTTGAAGATGTTATGGAGCAAAAGACTGCTGCAGAGAAAATAGAAGAGCAAAAAAGACTGCTGGATAATATTCTTGCAGGCTCATCCAATGGTATATCGGTTACAGAATTTGTTCGTGATACCGATGGCAATATCATAGACTGTCGCACCATCCTGGCTAATGATGCCGCAGTTGCCATTGCAGGCTTACCAAGGGATATTTATTTAACTAAACTCGCTTCTGAAATTGAGCCTGCGCTTTTAGAGTCTCCTTATTTCCAGATGTGTAAAAAAACACTGGAAACAGGTGAACCTTTTATTACGCAATACTATTTCCAATTAACAAACCGGTGGTTGGAACTAAGTGTGTCAAGAATGGATCACGAAAACCTGATACATGTATTTACGGATGTAACTCCTATAAAAGAAGCACAGCTGCAACAGGAGCGACTGGTAGAAGAATTGAAACGCTCTAATCAAAGCCTGGAAGAATTTGCCCACGCAGCTTCGCACGACATGAAGGAGCCACTTCGTAAGATCCGCACGTTTACTGACAGGTTGAAAGTGAAACTAGCAGAACGTGTAGATGAATCATCCAGCAACCTGATGAAGCGTATAGAAACATCTGCTCAAAGATTAGAACTACTGGTAGATGATCTCCTTGAATTTTCTCATGTAAGCGAACGGCCGCGTGAAATGGCACAGGTAGACTTGAATGTAAAAGTTCAAAAAGTGCTTGCAGACCTTGAACTCTCCATTGAGGAAAAAGGAGCAAGGTTTACTGTAGATACAATGCCGGTAGTTCATGGTAACAAGCGCCAGCTTCAGCAGTTATTTTACAACCTGGTGAATAATGCGCTTAAATATTCAAAGCCGGGAGTGCCACCTGAAATAGCTATCAAATACAGCCTGGTAAATGGTGCGGATGTAAAAACACATATTGAACTCCCCGCTGATGAGCTACAGAAAAAATACCACCAGGTGGAAATTAGAGACAACGGTATCGGCTTCGAGCAACAGTATGCTGAACAAATATTTGGGATGTTCAAACGACTGCATGGCAAGGCCGAATATTCAGGAACAGGGGTTGGTCTTTCTATTGCGAAGAAAGTAGTAGATAATCACCAGGGTTATATCTGGGCATCAGGTGAATTGCACAAAGGAGCTACGTTTTATATACTGCTACCTGTATCGAAGTATTGA
- a CDS encoding PAS domain-containing sensor histidine kinase gives MSVTNSSPGLYKYQHLPSFAQFILDGHLYQYSVQQLAYARQYDVPLLKFLSHYSDEELIEITITGITEILNYLAANNAAEFISISTERWLSNQLEIVGKYDITAEDLTLVPHVRGKSFKHYAFKFYNDPTQIEALLAEIDDFLMATTTTSANTYITIIKDQLHEQEEFRVKLSNALPGFIYVYDVHQEKQTFSNDKLGDLLGYSNEEVASISDNFYRSVIHPVDWEKAFTCRQSHSFVDGSICSFECRMRDTNGNYKWIRFYETSLRTETNGDIREIIGVAFDVTVEKETSEALATREDQLLEAQSIAQIGSFEWFIDGNKSTTNSPEIYKVFEMNELEKFEEFMQHVHRDDYKMVEDAINLSFQTGNYDCIFRYLRNCKEKVIWSRGLVTIEDGKPVKMIGTVQDITTIKRIEEELKQKTLELEKSNESLQKFAAITSHDLKEPLRKIGIFASKILKAEKDKLTEASHTSLQKIFQSIAHMQQMMEDILQFSFIDIHQEKTPTDLENVLSEVKEILSESIADKNAEITSDGLPIANVIAPQVSQLFQNLIANALKFSKPDEPPRITITHSFIVDKPAASTTRQFLEISIADNGIGFDDSDSEKIFGLFFRLHNKNQYEGSGLGLSICKKIVENHSGTITAKSTIGEGSKFIIQLPL, from the coding sequence TTGTCAGTAACAAATTCATCACCTGGATTATATAAATACCAACACCTGCCGTCTTTTGCCCAGTTTATTTTAGATGGGCATCTTTATCAATATTCAGTACAACAACTAGCTTATGCAAGGCAGTACGATGTTCCATTATTAAAATTCCTTAGCCACTATTCTGATGAGGAATTGATAGAAATAACTATCACTGGTATCACAGAAATATTGAATTACCTGGCTGCTAACAATGCTGCTGAATTTATATCTATTTCTACTGAAAGATGGTTATCCAACCAATTGGAAATAGTAGGTAAATATGACATCACCGCAGAGGACCTAACGTTGGTGCCGCATGTAAGAGGAAAATCATTCAAGCATTACGCATTCAAGTTTTATAATGATCCCACACAAATTGAAGCGCTACTAGCAGAGATCGATGATTTCCTGATGGCAACTACAACCACTTCAGCGAATACTTACATCACCATCATAAAAGACCAACTACACGAACAGGAAGAGTTCAGGGTTAAACTTTCCAATGCGCTTCCGGGCTTCATATATGTTTACGATGTTCACCAGGAAAAACAGACTTTTTCTAATGATAAGCTGGGTGATCTTTTAGGATATAGTAACGAGGAAGTAGCATCTATCAGTGATAACTTTTACCGATCTGTCATACATCCGGTTGATTGGGAGAAAGCCTTCACATGCAGGCAAAGCCATTCTTTTGTCGATGGTTCGATCTGTTCATTTGAATGCAGGATGAGAGATACCAATGGCAACTACAAATGGATCAGGTTTTACGAAACATCATTAAGAACTGAGACTAACGGAGACATAAGAGAAATTATAGGAGTAGCTTTTGACGTGACTGTAGAAAAGGAGACGAGTGAGGCACTTGCAACGAGGGAGGACCAATTGCTGGAAGCGCAAAGTATTGCACAGATAGGCAGTTTTGAATGGTTTATTGATGGCAATAAATCCACCACCAATTCACCCGAGATATATAAGGTCTTTGAGATGAATGAACTGGAGAAGTTTGAAGAGTTCATGCAGCATGTTCACCGAGATGATTATAAAATGGTAGAAGATGCAATTAATCTTTCTTTTCAAACAGGTAATTATGATTGCATTTTCAGGTATCTCAGGAATTGCAAGGAGAAGGTTATATGGTCGAGAGGATTGGTGACCATTGAAGATGGTAAACCTGTGAAGATGATAGGAACAGTGCAGGATATTACGACTATCAAAAGAATAGAAGAAGAGCTAAAGCAAAAGACCCTTGAACTTGAAAAGTCGAACGAAAGTTTACAAAAGTTTGCAGCCATTACAAGTCATGATCTGAAAGAGCCTCTAAGGAAGATTGGCATTTTTGCTTCTAAAATTTTAAAAGCAGAAAAAGACAAATTGACGGAAGCATCCCACACCTCTTTGCAAAAAATATTTCAGAGCATAGCACATATGCAACAAATGATGGAGGATATTCTCCAGTTTTCTTTTATTGATATACACCAGGAGAAAACGCCAACGGATTTAGAGAACGTATTATCAGAAGTGAAGGAAATTCTGTCGGAAAGTATTGCTGATAAAAATGCTGAAATAACATCAGATGGCTTGCCCATAGCCAATGTGATAGCTCCACAAGTGAGCCAATTATTTCAAAACCTGATTGCAAATGCGCTCAAGTTTTCAAAGCCGGATGAACCACCCAGGATCACCATCACTCATAGTTTTATAGTTGATAAACCTGCAGCGTCTACTACCAGGCAATTTCTTGAAATATCTATTGCCGATAATGGGATAGGCTTTGATGACAGTGACAGCGAAAAGATCTTTGGTTTATTCTTTCGCCTGCACAACAAAAACCAATATGAAGGATCAGGCTTAGGATTATCTATCTGTAAAAAGATTGTCGAAAATCATTCCGGCACTATTACAGCGAAATCTACAATTGGAGAAGGATCGAAGTTCATTATCCAGCTGCCTCTTTAG
- a CDS encoding DNA polymerase III subunit alpha, which produces MYLNCKTYFSFRYGTFATDELVNYGVEMGAAAMAITNINSTADTWDFYDSCKQAGIRPLLGVEIRNEDQFMYVLVAMNMNGVQKINLFLSQHLQYKTSFPERASITNDVWVVYALGTFSPDELAANELIGVQVSEVNKLMNAGCIAHPTKFVVRQPVTYKDATSYNLHRLLRAIDKNILLSKQEATHIAGNKETFIAPAKILEAFQKYPQIITNTLQVVDTCSYEIDFNKDKNKKVYSATLEDDRILLEKLAIDGMRYRFGTRNKEAQRRVAKELEIINKLGFNAYFLITWDVIRYAQSRGFFHVGRGSGANSVVAYCLQITDVNPIELDLYFERFLNPYRTSPPDFDIDFSWQDRDEVIDYIFKRYGKEHVALLGMFSTFQYNAVLRELGKVFGLPKHEVDAIANNPNATLLDDKIQRLILKYGNLMRNFPNYTSIHPGGMLISEEPIYQYTALEMPPKGFATTQIDMFGAEKVGLYKLDILSQRGLGHIKDAIQLVRQNKEISVDIHAVEKMKKDAKVAEQIRRADTIGCFYIESPAMRQLLKKLRCDSYITLVAASSIIRPGVSQSGMMRQYIERFHHPDGFEYLHPKMKELLEETYGVMVYQEDVIKVAHHFAGLDMGEADVLRRAMSGKYRGRKEFEKIRDQFFDNCKQFGYADELTKEVWRQIESFGGYSFSKAHSASFAVESYQSLFLKTYYPMEFMVAVINNFGGFYSTELYVHELRRAGAIVHAPCVNNSDELTNIESNQVYLGFVHIKSIEKDVIQQLLQERNNNGWYQSLEDLVKRTGIGQEQLNTLIRVGALRFTGKNKKELLWHANFFHKRVQHTAVAKATTLFEEPAKDFQLPVLYHSAMEDALDELELLGFPLCDPFSLVDADTNAFVKASQFEAHLGKQVDVLVYYITEKPVRTKKGDVMYFGTFIDSNGDWVDTVHFPDVAVKHRLTGRGYYHIRGKVVEEFGVYTLEAVWMKKLGLKQVV; this is translated from the coding sequence ATGTACCTCAACTGCAAGACATATTTCTCGTTTCGCTACGGAACCTTTGCCACGGATGAACTGGTAAACTATGGCGTAGAGATGGGGGCGGCAGCAATGGCCATTACCAACATCAACAGCACTGCCGATACATGGGATTTTTATGATAGCTGCAAGCAGGCAGGCATCAGGCCACTGCTGGGTGTAGAGATTAGGAACGAAGATCAGTTTATGTATGTGCTGGTAGCCATGAATATGAACGGTGTACAAAAGATCAACCTGTTCCTGTCGCAACACCTGCAGTATAAAACTTCTTTTCCCGAACGAGCCAGCATTACCAACGATGTATGGGTAGTTTATGCATTGGGTACATTTTCACCAGACGAGCTAGCGGCTAATGAGCTGATAGGCGTGCAGGTATCGGAAGTAAATAAGCTGATGAATGCAGGTTGTATTGCGCATCCTACAAAGTTTGTAGTGCGACAACCGGTGACATACAAGGATGCTACAAGCTATAATCTTCACCGGCTGCTGCGTGCTATTGATAAGAATATACTGCTATCGAAGCAGGAGGCGACGCACATTGCCGGAAACAAAGAAACCTTCATCGCACCGGCAAAGATCCTGGAGGCATTCCAGAAGTACCCACAGATCATCACCAACACGCTACAGGTGGTGGACACCTGCAGCTATGAAATTGATTTCAACAAAGACAAGAACAAAAAGGTCTATTCCGCTACTTTAGAAGATGACCGGATCCTGCTGGAGAAACTGGCTATAGATGGAATGCGTTACCGTTTTGGGACCCGTAACAAAGAGGCGCAGCGGCGGGTAGCAAAGGAACTTGAGATTATTAACAAGCTCGGCTTTAACGCCTATTTTCTTATTACCTGGGATGTGATTCGCTATGCACAAAGTCGCGGCTTCTTTCATGTGGGAAGAGGAAGTGGCGCTAACTCTGTAGTAGCTTATTGCCTGCAGATAACAGATGTGAACCCAATAGAGCTGGATCTTTATTTCGAGCGATTTCTCAATCCGTACCGAACATCGCCGCCAGATTTTGACATTGACTTCAGTTGGCAGGATCGCGATGAAGTGATCGACTATATCTTCAAGCGATATGGGAAAGAACACGTAGCGCTGCTGGGAATGTTCAGCACGTTTCAATACAATGCAGTATTGCGGGAGTTGGGAAAAGTATTTGGACTGCCTAAGCATGAAGTAGATGCAATAGCCAATAATCCCAATGCTACGCTGCTGGATGATAAGATACAGCGGCTCATCCTGAAGTATGGCAACCTGATGCGCAACTTTCCAAACTACACCAGTATACACCCGGGAGGAATGCTTATAAGCGAAGAACCCATTTACCAGTACACGGCGCTGGAGATGCCGCCCAAAGGATTTGCCACTACGCAGATAGATATGTTTGGTGCCGAGAAAGTAGGATTGTACAAGCTGGACATACTTAGCCAACGTGGTTTGGGACATATAAAAGATGCCATTCAGCTGGTGCGGCAAAACAAAGAGATATCAGTAGATATACATGCCGTAGAAAAAATGAAGAAGGATGCAAAGGTGGCGGAGCAGATACGGCGTGCCGATACCATTGGATGTTTTTATATAGAAAGTCCTGCTATGCGGCAACTGCTGAAGAAGTTGCGCTGCGATAGTTATATCACACTGGTTGCTGCTTCGTCTATTATTCGCCCTGGGGTATCGCAGTCGGGTATGATGCGGCAATACATCGAGCGCTTTCATCATCCCGATGGTTTTGAGTACCTGCACCCCAAGATGAAGGAGCTGCTGGAAGAGACCTACGGTGTGATGGTATACCAGGAGGATGTGATAAAGGTTGCGCATCATTTTGCAGGATTGGATATGGGTGAAGCAGATGTACTGCGCCGCGCCATGAGCGGCAAGTACCGCGGACGCAAAGAGTTCGAGAAGATCAGGGATCAATTCTTTGACAACTGCAAACAGTTTGGCTATGCCGATGAGCTGACCAAAGAGGTATGGCGACAGATAGAAAGCTTTGGAGGCTACTCGTTTTCTAAAGCGCACTCTGCATCGTTTGCTGTAGAAAGTTACCAGAGCTTATTCCTGAAGACCTACTATCCCATGGAGTTCATGGTGGCTGTTATCAACAACTTTGGCGGCTTCTATAGCACCGAACTATACGTGCATGAATTGCGGCGGGCAGGTGCCATTGTACATGCACCTTGTGTGAACAATAGCGATGAATTGACCAACATAGAGAGCAACCAGGTGTACCTGGGTTTTGTACACATCAAGAGCATAGAGAAAGATGTGATACAGCAGCTACTGCAGGAGCGTAATAACAACGGGTGGTACCAAAGCCTGGAAGACCTAGTGAAAAGAACAGGGATAGGGCAGGAGCAACTGAATACACTCATACGTGTAGGTGCATTGCGTTTTACAGGTAAGAATAAAAAAGAGCTGCTGTGGCATGCAAACTTTTTTCATAAAAGGGTGCAGCATACGGCGGTGGCCAAAGCCACTACACTATTTGAAGAACCGGCAAAAGATTTTCAATTGCCGGTATTGTATCATTCAGCTATGGAAGATGCGCTTGATGAGCTGGAGCTGCTTGGTTTTCCTCTGTGTGATCCTTTTTCACTGGTTGATGCCGATACAAATGCGTTTGTAAAGGCTTCACAATTTGAAGCTCACCTTGGAAAGCAGGTAGATGTGCTGGTATACTACATTACCGAGAAACCAGTAAGAACTAAGAAAGGTGATGTGATGTACTTCGGGACATTCATTGACAGCAATGGTGATTGGGTAGATACGGTACATTTTCCCGATGTAGCTGTAAAGCACAGGCTGACAGGCCGCGGCTATTACCATATTCGTGGTAAAGTGGTGGAAGAATTTGGCGTGTATACACTGGAAGCAGTTTGGATGAAGAAGCTAGGATTGAAGCAAGTAGTGTAG
- the dinB gene encoding DNA polymerase IV has translation MKDERTIAHYDLDAFFVNVECLKNPKLKGRPLLVGGHSDRAVVAACSYEARSFGIHSAMPMKLARRLCPQATIISGDMESYSKYSTLVTDIIRDTAPLFEKASVDEFYVDLTGMDKFFGCNLYSEELRKKIYAESGLPISKGLSINKLVSKVATDEAKPNGHKEVPSGMERSFLAPLPVEKLPMVGQKTAQLLRQMGVRTIQTLSEIPVEMMNNLMGKNGLELWRRANGIDDTPVVPFHEQKSISTENTFESDTIDIRFLNAQLVKMTERIGHELRQQNKLTGCITIKIRYADFNTLTKQQAIPYTSADHLLLARVKELFTRLYDRRLLVRLIGIRFSNLVPGNYQINLFDDTNEDIKLYQALDHLNNRYGRSMVVRASGML, from the coding sequence ATGAAAGACGAACGAACCATAGCGCATTATGACCTGGATGCCTTCTTCGTAAATGTAGAATGCCTGAAAAACCCTAAGCTAAAGGGCAGGCCACTGCTGGTAGGAGGGCATAGTGACAGGGCAGTAGTAGCTGCCTGCAGCTACGAAGCGCGGAGCTTTGGTATTCACTCAGCCATGCCTATGAAACTGGCCCGGCGGCTATGCCCACAGGCCACGATCATCTCGGGCGATATGGAGTCGTACAGCAAATATTCCACATTGGTAACGGATATTATACGCGACACCGCGCCCTTGTTTGAAAAAGCCAGTGTAGACGAGTTCTATGTTGACCTTACCGGCATGGACAAGTTCTTTGGGTGCAACCTGTACAGTGAGGAGCTGCGCAAAAAGATTTACGCAGAAAGTGGATTGCCGATATCTAAAGGCTTATCCATCAACAAGCTGGTAAGTAAGGTAGCAACTGACGAGGCCAAGCCCAATGGTCACAAAGAAGTGCCTTCGGGAATGGAGCGATCTTTTCTTGCGCCGCTGCCGGTAGAAAAGCTGCCAATGGTTGGGCAAAAAACGGCGCAGCTACTTCGGCAAATGGGTGTACGTACCATACAGACACTCAGCGAGATCCCGGTGGAGATGATGAATAACCTGATGGGCAAGAACGGGCTGGAGCTATGGCGCCGGGCTAATGGTATTGATGATACGCCTGTCGTTCCTTTCCACGAGCAAAAGAGCATCAGCACTGAAAACACCTTTGAAAGCGACACGATTGATATACGTTTTTTGAACGCACAACTGGTAAAGATGACGGAGCGGATAGGGCATGAGCTGCGGCAGCAAAATAAGCTGACAGGCTGTATAACCATCAAGATCCGGTATGCCGACTTCAATACACTAACAAAGCAACAAGCCATACCCTATACATCTGCTGATCACCTTTTGCTAGCAAGGGTAAAGGAGCTATTTACCAGGCTTTACGACAGGCGACTACTGGTGAGGCTCATCGGCATACGGTTTTCCAACCTGGTGCCCGGCAATTACCAGATCAACCTGTTTGACGATACCAACGAGGACATCAAGCTCTACCAGGCGCTCGATCATTTGAACAATCGCTATGGCCGCTCCATGGTAGTAAGAGCCAGCGGTATGCTTTAA
- a CDS encoding DUF1905 domain-containing protein: MTGKIEYAFTGSIWQHLPAGGWHFVSLPSELSTEIRNNLKSEEEGWGRLKARAAVGASNWDTAIWFDTKRGTYLLPIKADIRKKQLLTAGDQVQVVIWI; this comes from the coding sequence ATGACTGGAAAAATAGAATACGCATTTACTGGAAGTATATGGCAGCATCTTCCTGCAGGTGGCTGGCACTTCGTTTCACTTCCAAGCGAATTATCTACCGAAATCAGGAACAACCTTAAAAGCGAAGAAGAAGGTTGGGGGAGGTTGAAGGCAAGAGCAGCAGTTGGAGCATCTAATTGGGATACTGCCATCTGGTTCGATACAAAGAGAGGAACATACCTGCTTCCTATAAAAGCGGATATCAGGAAAAAACAATTGCTTACAGCTGGCGACCAGGTCCAGGTAGTGATATGGATCTAA
- the gnd gene encoding phosphogluconate dehydrogenase (NAD(+)-dependent, decarboxylating), producing the protein MKGTIGIIGLGKMGSNLAFQAVDKGYEVVGYDLFVKPGLFQDKIIQAADMEEFIGRLSLPRVVLIFIPAGKPIDDLIDNIVPMLSPGDVLADCGNSYWGDTIRRAQRISESGVYFIDSGTSGGVDGARNGACFMIGGDKKGVEIIEPILKDLAVEGGYVHAGNSGAGHYVKLVHNGIEFGMLQAIGEGMNLLARYREPLDYTSILKCWENGSVIRSWLIELMRQQLEKQDGYDNIPAYIEDTGEVNWLVTDAMHMEVPIPVIAQSVMSLIASRDKEQTWAKAVAMMRHGFGGHPFGESAFLKYERMYSQVEGFPKPQDEQGT; encoded by the coding sequence ATGAAAGGAACGATTGGAATAATTGGCTTAGGTAAAATGGGAAGCAACCTGGCTTTCCAGGCGGTGGATAAAGGATACGAGGTGGTGGGATATGACCTGTTTGTGAAACCGGGTTTATTCCAGGACAAAATCATACAGGCAGCTGACATGGAAGAGTTCATTGGCCGCCTTAGCTTACCCCGCGTGGTGTTGATCTTTATACCAGCTGGTAAACCAATAGACGACCTGATAGATAACATAGTTCCTATGCTTTCGCCCGGCGATGTACTGGCCGACTGTGGAAACAGTTACTGGGGCGATACCATCAGGAGGGCACAAAGGATAAGTGAGAGCGGGGTTTATTTTATAGACTCCGGCACCAGCGGTGGAGTAGATGGTGCCAGGAACGGCGCCTGTTTTATGATAGGTGGCGACAAGAAAGGTGTTGAAATCATTGAACCTATTTTAAAAGACCTTGCTGTAGAAGGTGGATATGTTCATGCAGGAAATTCAGGTGCAGGACATTATGTAAAATTGGTACATAATGGAATTGAGTTTGGAATGCTGCAAGCTATTGGTGAAGGCATGAACCTGCTTGCGCGTTACCGCGAGCCGCTGGACTATACCAGCATTTTAAAGTGCTGGGAAAATGGTTCGGTAATAAGGTCGTGGCTGATAGAACTGATGCGGCAGCAACTGGAAAAACAAGACGGCTATGATAACATACCGGCTTATATAGAAGATACCGGCGAGGTTAACTGGCTGGTAACAGACGCTATGCACATGGAGGTGCCTATTCCTGTAATTGCTCAATCGGTGATGAGCCTGATAGCCAGCAGGGATAAAGAACAAACATGGGCTAAAGCAGTTGCTATGATGCGCCACGGCTTTGGCGGGCATCCTTTTGGCGAAAGTGCTTTCCTTAAATACGAGCGCATGTACAGCCAGGTAGAAGGCTTTCCAAAACCACAGGATGAGCAAGGGACATAG